A region of the bacterium genome:
CCTCGTATGCCCCCATCCGCCAGACGATTTCGATGTGGTTCCAAGCCATATAGGCGCCGAGGATAAAGGTGGCGGCGATCAAGGCAACGTCGATGACCAGCCCCAATCCTCTTCCCCACCCACCAGAGGCACGGGAGGTGGGGAAGAGGATAAAGATCAGGGTGAAGCCGAAGGCCATGTGAATGGGTCTCTGCTGCAGGAGTGGCAGAACTCCGAAATAGCTTGTGGCGAGCTGAAAGACCGACCAAGCCACCGCAACCACGGAAGCGAAAATCCAGGCCAGTCGAGAAACCTGATCCGCCCGCACCTCTCCATCGTCCGGCACCACCCCTTGGCCCATGCCTCAGTCCTTTCCTGTCTCTAAGTTATCTAATTCCAACTACTTCAGCACGCCCACTTCCTTCAGGTATCGCTCAGCACCCGGGTGAATCGGAACGACGAAGAGCTTTTTCTCGTAATAACGCTTGGTCTGCTCCAGCGAGATCATGGCGGCCGCCGGGTGAATTTTCTTCAAAGCATCGTGGTTGGCGTATAGCGTCTTGACCACCTTGTAAATTAGATCCGCAGAGGTGTCCTTATGGGTGACCACGAGACCGTGACGACCCGCAACAGGAATCGCTTGGTTCTGTCCCGGATAGGTGTTTGCCTTTAACATGACGGACCGCCAAACCGGGAAGTGGGTTTCGAAATAATTGATCGCCTTCTGATTTTCGAATCCGACAATTCTTCCTCCCATAGTGGTCATAAATTCCATCACTGTCCGGTTGATCCGATGAACGACCATGTAACCCGCGTGGATGGACTTATCCTTCAGGGCGTTCCCCTGCGCGGTATAGGAAAGAAATCGAGTTGTGTAGTCGCTGGGGTTGAGCCCATGGGACTTAAGGACTGACTGCAGGGCCAACAGGCCAGCCGGAGAGGGAACACCTATCTTCTTTCCTTTCAGATCGGTCGCCTTCGTGATATTCGAGTCTTTGCGGACCAAAAAGGCGTCGCCGATGTCAATGAAAGCCATGACGGAACGCAGATTGCCTAGCTTCTGCTTGAACTCCCTTTGGCCGTTCCACGCCCGGGCCGCCGTATCCAGCAGACCCGACCCAATGGTCAACTCACCTGAGTTCAC
Encoded here:
- a CDS encoding TAXI family TRAP transporter solute-binding subunit — translated: MRSRKMGLVVAVMSLVLFFGQWAQAATRITLGGGAPGGTYYQVMAAMAKVLEDKSGDIRPAVETTSGSAHALRLVNSGELTIGSGLLDTAARAWNGQREFKQKLGNLRSVMAFIDIGDAFLVRKDSNITKATDLKGKKIGVPSPAGLLALQSVLKSHGLNPSDYTTRFLSYTAQGNALKDKSIHAGYMVVHRINRTVMEFMTTMGGRIVGFENQKAINYFETHFPVWRSVMLKANTYPGQNQAIPVAGRHGLVVTHKDTSADLIYKVVKTLYANHDALKKIHPAAAMISLEQTKRYYEKKLFVVPIHPGAERYLKEVGVLK